The following proteins are encoded in a genomic region of Stutzerimonas stutzeri:
- the coaE gene encoding dephospho-CoA kinase (Dephospho-CoA kinase (CoaE) performs the final step in coenzyme A biosynthesis.): protein MKPWVLGLTGGIGSGKSAVVEEFGRLGVHWVDADHAARWVVEPGRPALASIVERFGQGVLAPDGSLDRGVLRGLVFRDAQQRKWLEDLLHPLIRQEVAGHLARATSPYAIMVSPLLVESGQYRQVDRVLVVDVPEALQIERAVRRDQSSEGQIRAILDAQASREERLRHADDVLTNDRDRAWLRCEVERLHNFYLTLRGGQE, encoded by the coding sequence ATGAAGCCTTGGGTGCTCGGTTTGACGGGTGGTATCGGTAGCGGCAAAAGCGCTGTCGTGGAAGAGTTCGGCCGGCTTGGGGTGCATTGGGTCGATGCTGATCACGCGGCGCGCTGGGTCGTTGAACCGGGCCGGCCCGCGCTGGCGTCGATCGTCGAGCGCTTCGGTCAAGGCGTCCTGGCGCCGGATGGCAGCCTGGATCGTGGTGTGTTGCGCGGGCTGGTTTTCCGTGATGCGCAGCAGCGCAAATGGCTGGAAGACTTGCTGCATCCTCTGATTCGCCAGGAAGTTGCCGGACACCTGGCGCGGGCGACTTCTCCCTACGCGATCATGGTGTCCCCGCTATTGGTGGAATCCGGCCAATACAGGCAGGTCGATCGAGTGCTGGTGGTCGATGTGCCCGAGGCGCTGCAGATCGAGCGGGCCGTTCGGCGTGACCAGAGCAGCGAAGGGCAGATCCGCGCCATTCTCGATGCTCAGGCCAGTCGCGAGGAGCGGTTGCGTCATGCCGACGATGTGCTCACCAATGACCGTGATCGAGCGTGGCTGAGGTGTGAGGTGGAGCGCCTGCATAATTTCTATCTGACGCTACGAGGAGGTCAGGAATGA
- the yacG gene encoding DNA gyrase inhibitor YacG produces the protein MSTTVVECPTCGAPVEWSVKSPSRPFCSERCKLIDLGAWASEEHAIPGDELEDDLFSGDMPPRQH, from the coding sequence ATGAGTACTACGGTTGTTGAATGTCCAACTTGCGGGGCGCCGGTCGAATGGAGTGTGAAAAGCCCGAGTCGGCCGTTCTGTTCCGAGCGCTGCAAACTGATCGACCTGGGTGCCTGGGCCTCGGAAGAACATGCGATCCCGGGTGACGAGCTGGAGGACGACCTGTTCTCGGGTGACATGCCGCCCCGTCAGCATTGA
- the pilB gene encoding type IV-A pilus assembly ATPase PilB, whose translation MNENAPLGGLARQLVLVGQLEEKVALQAQQQALRNQVPLVSWLVQNKLVKSRAVAEVAGEQFGVPYFDLGALDKEAQPKDLVSEKLVRQHRVLPLSRRGNKLYVAISDPTNHQAISDIQFNTGLSVESVLVEDDKLGEAIEKLFESASTALDGLSDTDLDDLDIEVGGGAAEKDEGEHNEADDAPVVRFVNKMLLDAIKRGSSDLHFEPYEKSYRVRFRTDGVLHEVARPPVQLVSRISARLKVMAALDIAERRKPQDGRIKMKVSKAKSIDFRVNSLPTLWGEKIVMRILDSSSAKMGIDALGYEEDQKELYLTALKQPQGMILVTGPTGSGKTVSLYTGLNILNTVDVNISTAEDPVEINLEGINQVNVNPRQGMDFAQALRAFLRQDPDIIMVGEIRDLETAEIAVKAAQTGHMVMSTLHTNSAAETLTRLRNMGVPAFNIATSVNLIIAQRLARKLCSSCKKEVEVPREALLKEGFPEDRIGTFQLYGPVGCDNCNGGYKGRVGIYEVVKITPALQRLIMEEGNSIDIAIQARKDGFNDLRISGLVKAMNGITSLEEVNRVTKD comes from the coding sequence ATGAACGAAAACGCTCCCCTCGGTGGATTGGCACGCCAGCTAGTGCTGGTCGGCCAGCTCGAAGAAAAGGTCGCGCTGCAGGCCCAGCAGCAAGCTCTCCGCAATCAGGTGCCGCTGGTTTCCTGGCTGGTGCAGAACAAGCTGGTTAAAAGCCGGGCGGTGGCGGAAGTCGCAGGCGAGCAGTTTGGGGTACCTTACTTCGACCTCGGTGCGCTAGATAAAGAAGCCCAGCCCAAGGATCTGGTCAGCGAAAAGTTGGTTCGCCAGCACCGTGTACTACCGTTGTCGCGACGCGGCAACAAGCTGTATGTAGCCATTTCCGATCCTACCAATCATCAAGCCATCAGTGACATCCAGTTTAATACCGGGCTCTCGGTCGAGTCTGTTCTGGTGGAGGACGACAAGCTTGGCGAGGCCATCGAGAAGTTGTTCGAATCGGCCAGCACTGCGTTGGATGGGCTGTCTGACACTGATCTAGACGATCTCGACATCGAGGTGGGCGGCGGTGCCGCTGAGAAGGATGAGGGCGAGCATAACGAGGCGGACGATGCGCCTGTCGTTCGCTTCGTCAATAAGATGCTGCTGGATGCGATCAAGCGCGGCTCTTCCGACCTCCATTTCGAGCCTTATGAAAAGTCGTACCGCGTTCGCTTCCGTACCGATGGCGTGCTGCATGAAGTGGCGAGGCCGCCCGTACAGTTGGTCAGCCGGATTTCGGCCCGTTTGAAGGTAATGGCCGCCTTGGACATTGCCGAGCGGCGCAAGCCGCAGGATGGGCGGATCAAGATGAAGGTCTCCAAGGCCAAATCCATCGACTTTCGCGTCAATAGCCTGCCGACCCTGTGGGGCGAAAAGATCGTGATGCGTATTCTGGATTCCTCCAGCGCCAAGATGGGCATCGATGCCCTGGGTTACGAGGAGGACCAGAAAGAACTCTATTTGACCGCGCTCAAACAGCCGCAAGGGATGATTCTCGTCACGGGGCCCACCGGTTCGGGTAAGACGGTTTCCCTCTATACCGGTCTGAATATTCTCAATACTGTCGATGTAAATATTTCCACGGCCGAGGATCCGGTCGAGATCAACCTGGAAGGCATTAATCAAGTCAACGTCAACCCTCGGCAGGGTATGGACTTCGCCCAGGCGCTGCGTGCGTTCCTGCGTCAGGACCCGGACATCATCATGGTGGGCGAGATCCGTGACCTGGAAACCGCGGAGATTGCGGTCAAGGCCGCGCAGACCGGCCATATGGTGATGTCGACACTGCATACCAACAGTGCGGCTGAAACGCTGACGCGGCTGCGCAACATGGGCGTGCCGGCCTTCAATATCGCGACCTCGGTCAACCTGATCATTGCCCAGCGCCTGGCTCGGAAGCTGTGTTCAAGCTGCAAGAAGGAGGTCGAGGTACCGCGCGAGGCACTGTTAAAGGAAGGGTTTCCCGAAGACCGCATCGGCACCTTCCAGCTTTACGGGCCGGTGGGCTGTGATAATTGCAACGGCGGTTACAAAGGCCGTGTCGGTATTTATGAAGTGGTTAAAATCACGCCAGCCCTGCAGCGGCTTATCATGGAGGAAGGTAACTCCATCGATATCGCCATCCAGGCGCGCAAAGATGGTTTCAATGATCTGCGCATTTCCGGGTTGGTGAAGGCCATGAATGGCATCACCAGCCTGGAAGAAGTCAATCGCGTGACCAAGGATTAA
- a CDS encoding NADP(H)-dependent aldo-keto reductase, protein MELRRLGRTDLTVSSLCLGSMTWGEQNDQDQAFAQLDRAKAAGINFLDTAEMYPVPPRAETYATTERYIGNYFKTRGNRADWILASKIAGPGNGISHIRDGQLKMNRQHIAAALDASLQRLQTDWIDLYQLHWPERSTNFFGQLGYRHREQDFTPLEETLEALDEQVKAGKIRHIGLSNETPWGTMKFLQLAETHGWPRAVSIQNPYNLLNRTFEVGLAEIAMREQCGLLAYSPLAFGTLSGKYENGARPEGARLTMFSRFARYSNPQSLAACSRYVALAHEHGLDPAQMALAYVTQQPFVTSNIIGATSLEQLERNLASAELRLSADIIEAIDAIHTEQPNPAP, encoded by the coding sequence ATGGAATTGCGCCGACTCGGCCGCACCGATTTGACTGTCAGCTCGCTGTGCCTGGGCAGCATGACCTGGGGCGAACAGAACGATCAGGATCAGGCATTCGCCCAGCTGGATCGGGCCAAGGCGGCCGGGATCAACTTTCTCGACACCGCCGAAATGTATCCCGTCCCCCCGCGCGCGGAAACCTACGCCACTACCGAGCGCTACATCGGCAATTACTTCAAGACCCGCGGAAACCGCGCCGACTGGATTCTTGCCAGCAAGATTGCTGGCCCCGGCAATGGAATAAGCCACATACGCGACGGCCAGCTGAAGATGAATCGGCAGCATATCGCCGCCGCGCTGGACGCAAGCCTGCAGCGCCTGCAAACGGACTGGATCGACCTGTACCAGCTACATTGGCCCGAGCGCAGCACCAACTTCTTCGGCCAACTCGGCTACCGACATCGGGAGCAGGATTTTACCCCGCTCGAGGAGACCCTGGAGGCCCTGGATGAGCAGGTGAAGGCCGGCAAGATCCGCCATATCGGCCTGTCGAACGAAACACCCTGGGGCACCATGAAGTTCCTGCAATTGGCCGAGACCCACGGCTGGCCGCGCGCAGTCTCGATCCAGAATCCCTACAACCTGCTTAATCGAACCTTTGAGGTAGGCCTGGCCGAGATCGCCATGCGTGAGCAATGCGGCCTGCTGGCCTATTCGCCGCTAGCCTTCGGCACCCTCAGCGGAAAATACGAAAACGGTGCACGACCCGAAGGCGCGCGGTTAACGATGTTCAGCCGCTTTGCGCGCTACTCCAACCCGCAATCGCTGGCGGCCTGCTCCCGTTATGTGGCCCTCGCCCACGAGCACGGCCTGGATCCCGCGCAGATGGCACTGGCCTATGTTACCCAGCAGCCTTTCGTCACCAGCAACATCATCGGTGCGACATCGCTCGAACAACTCGAGCGGAATCTCGCAAGCGCCGAGCTGCGATTGTCGGCCGACATCATCGAAGCTATCGATGCGATACACACCGAGCAGCCCAACCCCGCGCCTTGA
- a CDS encoding type II secretion system F family protein, which translates to MAEKALKTSVFTWEGTDRKGSKIKGELSGQSPALIKAQLRKQGINPLKVRKKAVSLFGAGKKIKPMDIALFTRQMATMMKAGVPLLQSFDIIGEGFDNPNMRKLVDEIKQEVAAGNSFAGSLRKKPQYFDDLYCNLVESGEQSGALETLLDRVATYKEKTEQLKAKIKKAMTYPIAVIVVAIIVSAVLLIKVVPQFESVFAGFGAELPAFTMMVVGLSRWLQEWWYLVGLSLFVAAFLFKHGYKRSEKFRDSLDRALLKMPIVGDILYKAVVARYARTLATTFAAGVPLVDALDSVAGATGNVVFRNAVAKIRNDVSSGVQLNFSMRTTGVFPSMAVQMTAIGEESGSLDEMLDKVAGFYEDEVDNMVDNLTTLMEPMIMVVLGTLVGGLIVAMYLPIFQLGSVVG; encoded by the coding sequence ATGGCGGAAAAAGCGTTGAAAACCAGTGTGTTCACCTGGGAAGGGACTGACCGTAAGGGCAGCAAGATCAAAGGTGAGCTTTCCGGGCAAAGCCCGGCGCTGATCAAGGCGCAGCTGCGCAAGCAAGGTATCAATCCGCTCAAGGTGCGCAAGAAAGCCGTCTCGCTATTTGGCGCTGGCAAGAAGATCAAGCCGATGGACATCGCGCTGTTCACTCGGCAGATGGCCACCATGATGAAGGCCGGAGTGCCGCTGCTTCAGTCGTTCGACATCATCGGCGAGGGCTTCGACAATCCCAACATGCGCAAGCTGGTAGACGAGATCAAGCAGGAAGTCGCCGCCGGTAATAGCTTTGCCGGATCGCTGCGCAAGAAGCCCCAGTATTTCGATGACCTTTACTGCAACCTGGTGGAATCCGGCGAACAATCCGGTGCGCTTGAGACATTGCTGGACAGGGTTGCGACGTACAAGGAAAAAACCGAGCAGTTGAAAGCAAAGATCAAAAAGGCGATGACCTATCCGATTGCGGTCATCGTGGTCGCGATCATCGTCTCGGCTGTTCTGCTTATCAAAGTGGTTCCGCAATTCGAAAGCGTGTTCGCGGGCTTCGGTGCGGAGCTGCCGGCCTTCACCATGATGGTGGTCGGGCTCTCGCGCTGGCTGCAGGAATGGTGGTATCTCGTTGGGTTGTCGCTGTTCGTTGCGGCCTTCCTGTTCAAGCATGGTTACAAACGATCGGAAAAATTCCGTGACTCGCTTGATCGAGCCTTGCTGAAGATGCCTATCGTTGGCGACATCTTGTACAAGGCGGTGGTGGCGCGCTATGCGCGCACCTTGGCGACCACCTTTGCGGCAGGCGTGCCGCTGGTGGATGCGCTGGATTCGGTCGCCGGGGCCACCGGTAATGTGGTCTTTCGCAACGCGGTCGCCAAGATCCGCAACGACGTTTCCTCCGGTGTTCAATTGAACTTCTCCATGCGTACCACGGGCGTGTTCCCATCTATGGCGGTCCAGATGACGGCGATCGGTGAGGAGTCCGGTTCGCTGGATGAAATGCTCGATAAGGTGGCGGGTTTCTATGAGGACGAGGTCGACAACATGGTCGACAACCTGACGACGCTCATGGAGCCGATGATCATGGTGGTGCTGGGCACGCTGGTAGGCGGGCTTATCGTTGCGATGTACCTCCCCATCTTCCAGCTCGGCAGTGTGGTTGGATAA
- a CDS encoding energy-coupling factor ABC transporter permease: MISADLLAPSSLLLGWLLYACGLIWACARAPWVELFSDTRRQHLVFGAILAIFLLWLVRRDFDSGLSFHFIGLTAVTLLLDWPLAILAAFAAQLGLTVTGHQQLAALGLNGTLLVLIPVAVTELCAIAVERNQPRNLFVYIFFSGFFAAGLAALLCILAGLGVLLLDGRYPMPPWLADFAGYIWLVMFPEAFINGTVVSALVVYYPDWMETFNRSRYLQAPWKDDSTKHD; the protein is encoded by the coding sequence ATGATTTCCGCCGACCTGCTCGCACCGTCCAGCCTCTTGCTGGGCTGGCTGCTCTATGCCTGCGGACTGATTTGGGCCTGCGCCCGAGCCCCCTGGGTCGAGCTATTCAGCGACACTCGTCGTCAGCACCTGGTGTTCGGCGCAATCTTGGCAATCTTCTTACTATGGCTGGTTCGCCGGGATTTCGACTCCGGACTGTCCTTTCATTTCATTGGCCTGACCGCGGTGACCTTGCTACTGGATTGGCCCTTGGCGATTCTGGCCGCGTTCGCCGCTCAGCTCGGCCTGACGGTGACCGGCCACCAGCAGCTCGCGGCCCTCGGCCTGAATGGCACATTACTGGTACTGATACCTGTCGCGGTAACCGAGCTGTGCGCAATCGCGGTTGAACGCAACCAGCCGCGCAACCTGTTCGTCTACATCTTCTTCTCTGGATTCTTCGCCGCCGGGCTCGCCGCCCTGCTCTGCATTCTTGCTGGGCTGGGCGTCCTGCTGCTTGATGGTCGATATCCGATGCCGCCGTGGCTGGCCGACTTCGCCGGCTACATCTGGCTGGTGATGTTTCCCGAGGCCTTCATCAACGGCACCGTGGTAAGCGCACTGGTCGTGTACTACCCCGACTGGATGGAAACCTTCAATCGCAGCCGCTACCTGCAAGCCCCCTGGAAAGATGACAGCACCAAGCACGACTGA
- a CDS encoding ABC transporter permease, with the protein MLSSANISTAFRLAFRARFGWLAGGSLLIVMLAAFLAAQFSGRQPATVAIDLGVSVIRLLLPLVLILMTQELLSREFDRRYFLNTLSYPHPRYRLLLGRFTAVTMLTLGLLMVLSGALALLVWLIGKGYSQSTPVALGLHYVVTIVFIGVDLLVLTAAATLLAVVASTPSFVLVGTFGFMLVARSFGTIVELLTRNATVVSDGETYRSGIGALSYLLPDLGALDVRMVTLYGHMDLLPADWPWLVLSSLAYTAGLLALAVWALQRKRFA; encoded by the coding sequence ATGCTGTCATCTGCAAATATCTCAACCGCGTTCCGCCTCGCCTTCCGCGCCCGCTTTGGCTGGCTAGCCGGGGGCTCGCTACTTATAGTGATGCTCGCTGCATTTTTGGCCGCTCAGTTCAGCGGGCGCCAACCCGCTACCGTTGCCATTGATCTCGGCGTTTCGGTTATCCGCTTGCTGCTACCTTTGGTACTGATATTGATGACCCAAGAGCTGCTGTCACGTGAGTTTGATCGCCGCTACTTTCTCAATACGCTGTCTTACCCACATCCACGATACAGGTTGTTGCTGGGCCGCTTTACGGCCGTGACGATGCTGACACTCGGATTATTAATGGTCCTTTCAGGAGCATTGGCGCTGTTGGTCTGGTTGATCGGTAAGGGTTACTCGCAAAGCACGCCGGTTGCGCTTGGCCTTCATTACGTCGTCACCATCGTATTTATTGGCGTCGATCTGCTGGTGCTGACCGCCGCCGCCACCCTGCTTGCGGTGGTTGCGTCCACGCCCAGCTTCGTACTGGTCGGCACATTCGGCTTTATGCTTGTGGCGCGCTCGTTCGGCACCATCGTCGAGCTGCTGACGCGCAATGCAACGGTGGTGTCAGACGGGGAAACCTACCGCTCTGGCATCGGAGCGCTGAGCTATCTATTGCCGGACCTAGGCGCGCTGGACGTGCGGATGGTTACGCTCTATGGCCACATGGACCTGCTGCCAGCCGACTGGCCCTGGCTGGTGCTCTCGAGCCTGGCCTACACAGCCGGTCTGCTCGCCTTGGCGGTATGGGCGCTGCAACGCAAGCGTTTCGCCTGA
- the rplM gene encoding 50S ribosomal protein L13, translating into MKTFTAKPETVKRDWFVVDAAGQTLGRLATEIASRLRGKHKAEYTPHVDTGDYIVVINAEQVRVTGAKTTDKMYYSHSGFPGGIKSINFEKLIAKAPERVIETAVKGMLPKNPLGRDMYRKLKVYKGANHPHTAQQPQELKI; encoded by the coding sequence ATGAAGACTTTTACTGCTAAACCGGAAACCGTCAAGCGCGACTGGTTTGTCGTCGACGCTGCCGGCCAGACCCTGGGTCGTCTGGCAACCGAAATCGCTAGCCGCCTGCGTGGCAAGCACAAGGCGGAATACACCCCTCACGTCGATACTGGCGACTACATCGTCGTTATCAACGCCGAGCAAGTGCGTGTTACCGGTGCTAAGACCACCGACAAGATGTACTACTCTCACTCCGGTTTCCCGGGTGGCATCAAGTCGATCAACTTCGAGAAGCTGATCGCCAAGGCGCCAGAACGTGTGATCGAGACCGCAGTCAAGGGCATGCTGCCCAAGAACCCGCTGGGTCGCGACATGTACCGTAAGCTGAAGGTGTACAAGGGTGCCAATCATCCGCACACCGCTCAGCAGCCCCAAGAACTGAAGATTTAA
- a CDS encoding prepilin peptidase gives MIYQLLASNPLAFVLCVFVLGLLVGSFLNVVIHRLPIMMQRDWRAQARECLDMPAEPAPTFNLVLPHSHCPHCDHEIRAWENIPLVSWLALRGKCSSCRAPISKRYPLVELLCGLLSAYVAWHFGLTWQAGAMLLLTWGLLAMSMIDVDHQLLPDAIVLPLLWLGLIVNGFGLFASLSDAVWGAVAGYLALWSVYWLFKLVTGKEGMGYGDFKLLAMLGAWGGWQVLPLTILLSSVVGAVLGSILLRVQKADSGTAIPFGPYLAIAGWIALLWGEQITLSYLQFARF, from the coding sequence ATGATCTACCAGCTATTGGCCAGCAACCCGCTGGCCTTTGTTTTATGTGTTTTCGTCCTGGGGCTTTTGGTCGGCAGTTTCCTCAACGTCGTCATCCACCGTCTGCCGATCATGATGCAGCGGGATTGGCGAGCGCAGGCCCGTGAGTGTCTCGATATGCCTGCCGAGCCCGCGCCGACCTTCAATCTGGTGTTGCCCCATTCGCATTGTCCGCATTGCGATCATGAGATTCGTGCGTGGGAAAATATTCCGTTGGTGAGCTGGTTGGCGTTGCGAGGCAAGTGTTCGTCCTGTCGTGCACCCATCAGTAAACGCTATCCGCTGGTCGAGTTGCTCTGCGGGTTGTTGTCTGCGTACGTCGCTTGGCATTTCGGCCTCACGTGGCAGGCTGGCGCGATGCTCTTGCTGACCTGGGGGTTGCTGGCGATGAGCATGATCGATGTCGACCATCAGCTGTTGCCGGACGCCATCGTGCTGCCGCTGCTTTGGTTGGGATTGATCGTCAATGGCTTCGGGTTGTTCGCGTCGCTGTCCGATGCCGTATGGGGCGCAGTTGCCGGCTATCTTGCGCTGTGGTCGGTGTACTGGTTGTTCAAGCTGGTGACGGGCAAGGAAGGCATGGGTTATGGCGACTTCAAGTTGCTCGCGATGCTAGGTGCCTGGGGCGGCTGGCAGGTTCTGCCGCTGACCATCCTGCTGTCGTCCGTGGTCGGCGCGGTACTGGGCAGCATTTTGCTGCGCGTGCAGAAGGCGGACAGCGGCACGGCAATTCCCTTCGGGCCTTATTTGGCCATTGCCGGGTGGATTGCGTTGCTCTGGGGCGAGCAGATTACCTTGAGCTATCTGCAGTTTGCTCGATTCTGA
- the petA gene encoding ubiquinol-cytochrome c reductase iron-sulfur subunit, with amino-acid sequence MSNDGVNAGRRRFLVAATSVVGAAGAVGAAVPFVGSWFPSAKAKAAGAPVKVNISKIEPGQQMVAEWRGQPVFIVRRTEEALSNLDKLNDTVADPKSEASEQPAYVDPKVRSIKPEVLILVGLCTHLGCSPSFRPEVAPPDLGPEWLGGYFCPCHGSKYDLAGRVFKGQPAPLNLPVPPHSYETDALVVIGVDQESA; translated from the coding sequence ATGAGCAATGACGGCGTGAATGCTGGCCGGCGTCGCTTCCTCGTAGCCGCTACTTCGGTAGTAGGTGCTGCAGGAGCGGTGGGTGCCGCGGTCCCGTTCGTGGGATCGTGGTTCCCGAGTGCCAAGGCCAAGGCAGCCGGTGCACCGGTTAAGGTTAATATCAGCAAGATCGAGCCAGGCCAGCAGATGGTTGCCGAGTGGCGTGGTCAGCCGGTGTTCATTGTGCGTCGTACCGAGGAGGCACTGTCGAACCTGGACAAGCTCAACGATACCGTCGCCGATCCGAAGTCCGAAGCGTCCGAGCAGCCGGCGTACGTCGACCCGAAGGTGCGCTCGATCAAGCCGGAAGTGTTGATCCTGGTTGGGTTGTGCACACACCTCGGCTGTTCGCCGTCCTTCCGCCCGGAAGTGGCTCCGCCGGACCTCGGTCCCGAGTGGCTCGGTGGCTATTTCTGCCCATGCCACGGCTCCAAGTACGACCTGGCTGGTCGCGTCTTCAAAGGGCAGCCTGCCCCGTTGAACCTGCCGGTTCCCCCGCATTCGTACGAGACGGACGCGCTGGTCGTCATTGGCGTTGATCAGGAGAGCGCATGA
- the rpsI gene encoding 30S ribosomal protein S9 — protein sequence MSATQNYGTGRRKTATARVFLRPGTGKISINNRELDNFFGRETARMVVRQPLELTETVEKFDIYVTVLGGGVSGQAGAIRHGITRALMEYDETLRPALRKAGFVTRDAREVERKKVGLRKARKRPQYSKR from the coding sequence ATGTCGGCGACTCAAAATTACGGCACCGGCCGTCGCAAGACCGCAACCGCGCGCGTATTCCTGCGCCCGGGTACTGGCAAGATCTCCATCAACAACCGCGAGCTGGACAACTTCTTCGGGCGTGAAACCGCTCGCATGGTGGTTCGTCAGCCTCTGGAACTGACTGAGACTGTCGAAAAGTTCGACATCTACGTTACCGTTCTTGGTGGTGGTGTGAGTGGTCAGGCCGGTGCGATCCGTCACGGTATCACTCGCGCTCTGATGGAGTATGACGAGACTCTGCGTCCTGCTCTGCGCAAGGCTGGATTCGTTACTCGCGATGCTCGCGAAGTTGAACGTAAGAAAGTCGGTCTGCGTAAAGCGCGTAAGCGTCCGCAGTACTCGAAGCGCTAA
- a CDS encoding cytochrome b yields the protein MSKFMEWVDARFPATKMWEDHLSKYYAPKNFNVLYFFGSLALLVLVNQILTGIWLTMSFEPSAEGAFASVEYIMRDVEYGWIIRYLHSTGASAFFIVVYLHMFRGILYGSYQKPRELVWIFGMMIYLALMAEAFMGYLLPWGQMSYWGAQVIISLFGAIPVIGGDLTQWIRGDYLISGITLNRFFALHVIALPIVILGLVVLHILALHEVGSNNPLGVDIKKTKDENGVPLDGIPFHPYYTVKDIVGVVVFLFVFCAVVFFFPEMGGYFLEKPNFEVANAFKTPEHIAPVWYFTPFYAILRAVPDKLLGVIAMGAAIAVLFVLPWLDRSPVKSMKYKGWMSKIALLAFCISFVILGVLGVLAPTPERTLVSRICTAIYFGYFILMPFYTKLEKTKVVPQRVAG from the coding sequence ATGAGCAAGTTCATGGAATGGGTCGATGCGCGCTTCCCCGCGACCAAGATGTGGGAAGACCATCTCAGCAAATATTACGCACCGAAGAACTTCAACGTTCTTTACTTCTTCGGGTCACTGGCCTTGCTGGTACTGGTCAACCAGATCCTCACCGGTATCTGGCTCACGATGAGTTTCGAGCCGTCCGCTGAAGGCGCGTTCGCCTCCGTTGAATACATCATGCGTGATGTGGAATACGGCTGGATCATCCGCTACCTGCATTCAACCGGGGCGTCGGCATTCTTCATCGTTGTCTATCTGCATATGTTCCGCGGCATTCTCTACGGCTCCTACCAGAAGCCGCGCGAGCTTGTCTGGATCTTCGGGATGATGATCTATCTGGCGTTGATGGCCGAGGCCTTCATGGGCTACCTGCTGCCGTGGGGGCAGATGTCCTACTGGGGCGCTCAGGTGATCATTTCACTGTTCGGTGCCATCCCGGTTATCGGCGGTGACCTGACCCAGTGGATCCGGGGTGACTACCTGATCTCCGGCATCACGCTGAACCGCTTCTTCGCGCTGCACGTGATCGCGCTGCCGATCGTCATTCTCGGCTTGGTAGTGCTGCATATCCTGGCGCTGCACGAAGTAGGCTCGAACAACCCGCTTGGCGTGGATATCAAGAAGACCAAGGACGAAAACGGCGTACCGCTGGACGGCATTCCTTTCCATCCGTACTACACCGTGAAAGACATCGTCGGGGTGGTGGTATTCCTGTTCGTGTTCTGCGCGGTAGTGTTCTTCTTCCCTGAGATGGGCGGCTACTTCCTCGAGAAGCCGAACTTCGAAGTGGCGAACGCGTTCAAGACGCCTGAGCACATCGCACCGGTCTGGTACTTCACGCCGTTCTACGCGATTTTGCGTGCGGTTCCTGACAAGCTGCTCGGCGTCATCGCCATGGGCGCCGCGATTGCTGTTCTGTTCGTCTTGCCGTGGCTCGATCGCAGTCCGGTCAAGTCCATGAAGTACAAAGGCTGGATGAGCAAGATCGCGCTGCTGGCGTTCTGTATTTCCTTCGTCATCCTTGGCGTGCTTGGCGTGCTGGCTCCGACGCCTGAGCGTACGTTGGTATCTCGGATCTGTACTGCTATTTACTTCGGTTACTTCATCCTGATGCCGTTCTACACCAAGCTCGAGAAGACCAAAGTAGTTCCGCAAAGGGTGGCTGGCTGA
- a CDS encoding prepilin-type N-terminal cleavage/methylation domain-containing protein, translating to MKSIKKQKGFTLIELMIVIAIIGILAAIAIPQFNDYRAKANDATALADAKNGITAIISSLR from the coding sequence ATGAAGTCCATCAAAAAGCAAAAAGGTTTCACCCTGATCGAGCTTATGATCGTAATCGCGATCATTGGCATTCTCGCAGCGATCGCGATTCCTCAGTTCAACGATTACCGCGCAAAAGCAAACGACGCCACTGCCTTAGCAGATGCTAAGAACGGAATCACCGCCATCATCTCGTCGCTTCGCTAA